From Geomonas agri, one genomic window encodes:
- a CDS encoding serine hydrolase domain-containing protein yields MRVILLILLLLSLVSPIKAQALVDPGTTGGISTANLDLLLERAMSENLIAGGVVVVGNHEGIIATAARGQLSAAAGAPAITARTLFDVASLTKVIATTPAVIKLLDEGRISLTDPLSKWYPEFAGTDKGNITILHLMTHTSGLSDVMVGQGGSVEGLVRKVAAERFRGAGTGFEYADINFILLGELVHRVTGERLDKFCREQIYEPLGTRDTSFLPSRDGNDIAPTSGTQGGVVQDENARRLGGVAGHAGLFSSAYDLARYARLILGRGTLDGTRILSEQAVSQMTTPYACNNGKIKRALGWDVASPFSAPKGSYFSEASFGHTGYSGSSIWIDPQQDMFVIMLTRRLDYRNVHNFNQLRRNMSTYAAADLKGIADELAPVAEEQKTKAQVVTAVAVSEPVVRRFASLKLHHDRHAAKCSVKPGRRTLQARAGHRGGKVTKVARNDAGKVRSASKKHRSLARS; encoded by the coding sequence GTGCGCGTTATTCTCCTGATACTCCTGCTGTTATCGCTTGTATCCCCAATCAAAGCCCAAGCCTTGGTCGATCCCGGCACCACGGGTGGCATCTCTACAGCCAACCTCGACCTGCTGCTGGAGCGGGCCATGTCCGAAAATCTCATCGCCGGCGGCGTTGTCGTGGTCGGCAATCACGAGGGGATCATCGCTACCGCCGCCCGCGGCCAGCTCAGCGCCGCAGCGGGTGCCCCGGCCATCACCGCCCGGACCCTCTTCGATGTCGCCTCGCTTACCAAGGTCATCGCCACCACACCGGCGGTGATCAAGCTCCTCGACGAAGGGCGCATCTCCCTGACCGACCCGCTCTCGAAGTGGTACCCGGAGTTTGCGGGCACCGACAAGGGGAACATCACCATCCTGCACCTGATGACCCATACCTCGGGCCTCTCCGACGTCATGGTGGGGCAGGGTGGCTCGGTGGAGGGGCTGGTACGCAAAGTCGCGGCGGAACGCTTCCGCGGTGCCGGCACCGGCTTCGAGTACGCCGATATCAACTTCATCCTGCTCGGCGAACTGGTGCATCGAGTCACTGGCGAGAGGCTGGACAAGTTCTGCCGCGAGCAGATCTACGAGCCCTTGGGCACTCGCGATACCTCCTTCCTCCCGTCCCGGGACGGCAACGACATCGCTCCGACCTCCGGCACCCAGGGAGGCGTGGTGCAGGATGAGAACGCCCGTCGGTTGGGAGGCGTCGCAGGCCATGCGGGGCTCTTCAGCTCCGCGTATGACCTGGCGCGCTATGCCCGGCTCATCCTCGGACGCGGCACCCTGGACGGGACCCGCATCCTTTCCGAACAGGCGGTGAGCCAGATGACCACCCCCTACGCCTGTAACAACGGCAAGATCAAGCGGGCCCTGGGCTGGGACGTGGCCTCCCCATTCTCCGCACCCAAGGGGAGCTACTTCTCTGAAGCTTCCTTCGGCCATACCGGCTACAGCGGTTCCTCGATCTGGATCGATCCCCAGCAGGACATGTTCGTTATCATGCTGACCAGGCGGCTCGACTACCGTAACGTACACAACTTCAACCAACTGCGCAGGAACATGTCTACCTACGCCGCAGCCGACCTCAAGGGGATCGCCGACGAGTTGGCCCCGGTAGCCGAGGAGCAGAAGACTAAGGCACAGGTCGTTACCGCCGTTGCCGTTAGCGAGCCCGTCGTTCGACGGTTTGCGTCCCTGAAGCTTCATCATGACCGTCACGCCGCCAAGTGCTCCGTCAAGCCCGGTCGCCGCACCTTGCAGGCCCGCGCTGGGCACCGTGGCGGCAAGGTAACCAAGGTCGCCAGGAACGACGCAGGAAAGGTCCGTTCCGCCTCGAAGAAACATCGGTCGCTGGCCAGAAGCTGA
- a CDS encoding metallophosphoesterase family protein: MSSTANSTTPGRGPLTGLLFLLCLFLTSVSYADTLFQRSTAQLEQRARHAQADEYCFVVMGDSRSNDAIFTKALRTAAGFKPLFILHGGDYSTEGGEEETANFLSLLEKNVPGIPVFVVLGNHENPKVFTKEIAPPHFDVSVVRFGLKVIALDNSRDGLHPVELDYLKKELVSAPGTTFVAMHVPPETKRWRGHTFSKGAAELERMVAAAPTVRGLFFAHSHLYDASVFGGVPAFISGGAGAPLVWVSRYGERVNHIIVVRVKKGQASYQMVQLK; this comes from the coding sequence ATGTCGTCAACAGCTAACTCCACCACCCCTGGCAGGGGGCCGTTGACCGGTCTCCTGTTCCTGCTTTGCCTGTTTCTTACCTCCGTTTCCTACGCCGATACGCTGTTCCAGCGCTCCACCGCCCAACTTGAGCAGAGAGCCCGCCACGCCCAGGCCGACGAGTACTGTTTCGTGGTCATGGGGGACAGCCGCTCCAACGACGCCATCTTCACCAAGGCGCTGCGCACCGCCGCCGGCTTTAAGCCACTCTTCATCCTGCATGGCGGGGACTACTCTACCGAGGGAGGCGAAGAGGAAACTGCCAACTTCCTGTCCCTGTTGGAGAAGAACGTTCCCGGAATTCCGGTCTTCGTGGTACTGGGTAACCACGAGAACCCGAAGGTCTTCACCAAAGAGATCGCTCCCCCGCACTTTGACGTCTCCGTCGTCCGGTTTGGCCTGAAGGTAATCGCCCTGGACAACTCCCGGGACGGACTCCACCCTGTCGAGCTTGACTACCTCAAGAAGGAACTCGTCTCCGCCCCGGGAACCACCTTCGTGGCCATGCACGTCCCCCCCGAAACCAAACGCTGGCGCGGTCATACTTTCTCCAAGGGGGCTGCTGAACTGGAGCGCATGGTCGCGGCTGCGCCCACCGTCAGGGGGCTTTTCTTCGCGCACTCCCATCTCTACGATGCAAGTGTCTTCGGCGGCGTGCCCGCTTTCATCTCAGGCGGTGCAGGCGCGCCGTTGGTCTGGGTGAGCCGTTACGGCGAGCGGGTCAACCACATTATCGTGGTCCGGGTAAAGAAGGGGCAGGCGAGCTACCAGATGGTGCAGCTCAAGTGA